Proteins found in one Paralichthys olivaceus isolate ysfri-2021 chromosome 19, ASM2471397v2, whole genome shotgun sequence genomic segment:
- the pcare2 gene encoding uncharacterized protein pcare2 gives MGCSPSKGKLFLKSEGPGPEKALLAEPSEDSVHSRPAEEVNLCLRTKMEDNELPLPTEEYSTKYTAGCQLASDTSVQNILDKKEAVVSVTAQEIVSEVMQTDKRKGKKNKGNNGNNETLKRPSILQKKVDFLPPMVRAHQAAYAFLNPNISKYETLLGLLDQAAQTQLSLQPMISALVFRFEEINQALEEMAEEGELMWKEHGDYMAMPSGMMTAPVISFKPGTYAANSPVPPPNILQQLLHHSTEKVRLVGGSVQALGDTTLEEAAEYFSSLSKLMVEKLQAKQDAEQRLTHVLAQVEVAAMGKSHPEDSTLHSEDSGIGGENESLPESDRHRQHSFHGSVSRQVAQNKDDEENGEDDRLKRKRSNSSPSNLSQPLPYMHTKKMQVGQPAVTQPMTAISFNKPEHSTICVNIVMELQKSQRVLDQRMKKMAEIQGKRLLVEPPYNLYRAGLRRYSLSTSAGEEKVSSTIMKSPCYLPMLAPQPPKHHSVRRLINTFSQGTDGSPGQSLANVPSHIRRNRKLGIVQLTGTVKSNDRCLVINGNNNNNSWPDDREDLDVDDLPPPPPEVLLDNSFQSNESIPSNVEGLLGDLVQSPPMINQKTGVSQRLKASVQNVEVLPNQASLRHKLTSVLSAQPFMKDAVISAQDEEQQPENDLDAAMEKSNYFYEQSCMIKHLYNAAESPDKINIAELSGQGPSPHHATMGQRCESKEFYEGEMFSCSLPVTAPPVSRVRLPPYCPSVHHRFPSPPVFRPLTTSKLSSRPSSPKTVTHTNDSNTKKIIPSVSFHDARLVFCQSESQNSQTCLSLESSRLPIPWREVSRGRIPTREKNNSMRRTQSEQRPNMTSHSKFYEDGSSAPGQENGSEPDSTKYRRCSCTYRSGPG, from the exons ATGGGCTGTTCTCCATCCAAAGGGAAGTTATTTTTAAAGTCAGAAGGCCCTGGACCTGAAAAAGCTCTGCTAGCTGAACCCTCAGAAGACAGTGTTCATTCTAGACCTGCAGAGGAGGTGAACTTGTGTTTGAGGACCAAAATGGAAGATAATGAACTTCCACTACCTACTGAAGAATATTCTACAAAATATACAGCAGGGTGTCAGTTGGCCTCTGACACATCTGTCCAAAATATACTGGACAAAAAAGAAGCAGTGGTGAGTGTGACTGCCCAAGAAATAGTCAGTGAGGTAATGCAAACAGacaagagaaaaggaaagaaaaataaaggcaATAACGGAAATAATGAAACGCTGAAGAGGCCCTCTATTCTCCAGAAAAAGGTGGATTTCCTGCCACCCATGGTGAGGGCTCACCAAGCAGCCTATGCCTTCCTGAACCCAAATATATCTAAATATGAGACCCTGTTAGGCCTGCTGGACCAGGCTGCCCAGACACAGTTGTCCCTCCAGCCGATGATATCTGCTTTGGTGTTTCGGTTTGAGGAGATCAACCAGGCACTAGAGGAGATGGCTGAGGAGGGGGAATTGATGTGGAAGGAACATGGGGACTACATGGCCATGCCTTCTGGGATGATGACCGCACCTGTTATCTCATTTAAACCTGGCACTTATGCAGCAAACTCTCCTGTTCCACCTCCAAATATATTACAACAACTGCTCCATCATTCAACAGAGAAAGTTAGGCTTGTGGGGGGCTCAGTCCAGGCACTGGGTGATACCACACTGGAGGAGGCAGCGGaatatttttcttctctctctaaaCTGATGGTTGAGAAGCTCCAGGCCAAGCAGGATGCAGAACAAAGGTTGACCCATGTGTTGGCACAAGTAGAGGTAGCTGCCATGGGGAAGTCTCACCCTGAGGATTCCACACTGCACAGTGAGGACAGCGGCATTGGGGGAGAGAATGAAAGTCTGCCAGAGTCTGATAGGCATAGGCAACACAGCTTCCACGGAAGTGTATCTAGACAAGTAGCCCAAAATAAGGATGATGAAGAAAATGGTGAAGATGATAGGCTAAAAAGGAAGAGGTCAAACTCATCACCTTCAAATCTCAGTCAACCACTTCCTTACATGCATACAAAAAAGATGCAGGTTGGACAGCCAGCAGTTACACAACCAATGACTGCTATCTCTTTCAACAAGCCTGAACACTCCACCATATGTGTCAACATAGTGATGGAGCTACAAAAGAGCCAGAGAGTCTTGGATCAGCGGATGAAAAAGATGGCTGAAATCCAAGGAAAGAGATTGTTGGTTGAGCCTCCCTATAATCTGTACAGAGCTGGACTGCGACGATATTCATTAAGCACATCAGCGGGTGAAGAAAAAGTTTCATCAACAATAATGAAATCACCTTGTTATTTACCAATGTTAGCACCCCAACCTCCAAAGCACCATTCTGTCAGAAGGCTAATAAATACCTTTAGCCAAGGGACTGATGGGAGTCCAGGGCAGAGCCTTGCAAATGTTCCATCTCATATCAGGAGGAACAGAAAACTTGGGATTGTTCAGTTAACTGGCACGGTAAAGAGTAACGACAGGTGTTTAGTCATCAAtggcaacaataacaacaacagctgGCCTGATGACAGGGAAGATTTGGATGTGGATGACCTACCACCACCGCCCCCAGAGGTTCTGCTGGACAACTCCTTCCAGAGTAATGAAAGCATACCAAGTAATGTGGAAGGGTTGCTGGGAGACTTGGTTCAGAGTCCCCCAATGATAAATCAAAAGACTGGAGTCTCCCAGCGCCTGAAGGCATCTGTGCAGAATGTGGAAGTGCTGCCAAACCAAGCCAGCTTGAGGCACAAATTGACCAGTGTCTTATCTGCCCAACCTTTCATGAAGGACGCTGTTATATCAGCTCAAGATGAAGAGCAGCAACCAGAAAATGATCTTGATGCAGCAATGGAGAAATCTAACTATTTCTATGAACAATCCTGCATGATCAAACACCTGTACAATGCAGCAGAATCTCCTGACAAGATAAATATTGCAGAACTAAGTGGCCAAGGACCTTCACCCCATCATGCCACAATGGGCCAGAGGTGTGAAAGCAAAGAATTTTATGAGGGTGAGATGTTCTCCTGTAGCCTGCCTGTGACTGCACCACCTGTTTCTAGAGTCCGCCTACCACCATATTGTCCCTCTGTCCACCACAGATTTCCAAGCCCTCCTGTGTTTAGACCTCTAACCACCTCTAAGCTATCTTCTCGGCCAAGTTCTCCAAAAACTGTGACGCATACCAATGACAGCAACACTAAAAAGATCATTCCATCTGTATCCTTCCATGATGCTCGTTTGGTCTTCTGTCAAAGTGAGTCACAAAACTCACAGACATGCTTGTCATTGGAAAGTTCTCGGCTTCCCATACCTTGGAGAGAGGTCTCCCGAGGCAGAATACccacaagagagaaaaacaactctATGCGCCGCAcccaatcagagcagaggccTAATATGACTTCTCATTCAAAGTTTTACGAAGATGGTAGTTCAGCCCCTGGTCAGGAAAATGGGAGTGAGCCTGATTCTACAAAATATAG AAGATGCAGCTGCACATACCGAAGTGGCCCGGGTTAG